AAAAAAAAATTAAAAATTGGCCGCGATAAAAATATTAGCAATAAAATTTTTTATTGATTTATTTTTATTTTAGTAATACCGTTTATGCTTGTATGTTTGATAAATTGTGCTTCGGCAATTATTATTATGTTTTTAAAATACCATACACTAGATTTTAAAAACTTTTATATTGCTTATGCTGATAAATACAGTTGGTTAATTTCAATTGTTTTGTTTATTATTGCATTCTTATTTTTCTTGTGATTTTATGTAAGTCATAAAATAGATAATATGGATAGTCCTAAAACAAAACAACAAAAATCAAACAAAGCAAGTGATAAAGAATTTAAAACATTACAGTTAAAAATGCTTGCGCTTAATAATAGGTATGGTATTCCAAAAAATAATTTAACTCAACATACTTTATTGGTTGGTACAACTGGGAGTGGTAAAACAACAACATTAATGTTTTTAGTAAAACAATTAACTCAAATATTTAAACAGACCACAATAATAATTGATGGTAAGGGGGATATTGATTTAATTAATAAAGTTAAACAACTAGACCCTAGTGCCTTTGTTTGAGAAATTGGTGGCACAACGGAATATAATCCGTTTGCGACAAAAGATAGTGTTGTATTATCTGATAAGATAATGTCGTTGTTTGATTTTTCCGAACCGCATTATGAAGCATTGGTAAATGATTATGTGTTGATTTTAACCGAAACATTAATTAATAAAAATATTGATTTAACATTAGAAAATATTATTAAATATTTTGATATTTCAGAATTAAAACAATTAATTAGTAAAAAAAACAGCAATTATGAATATTTAGAAAAAATCAATGAAGATGATATATTAGGTATGCGTTCGCGCTTGAATGTTTATCGCCAACAGTTAAAAATAAGTATCGGTATTAATAACAACTTATTAGAATTGATTACTAAACATAAAACGATTTTGTTTAGTATTAATTCGTTGATGTATCCCAAATTGGCGGGTTCTGTCGGAAAAATCATTATCCAAGACTTAAAAGAATTAACCACCCTAAAATCAGTTAATCAAAAAATTAACATTGTATTAGATGAGTTTAATGTCTTTGCAAGTGAAACCATTGTCAACTTGATAAATAAGTCGCGTAGTTTTAATTATCAATGTTTTTTGTCTTTCCAAACAATCAATGATTAAAAACAAACAATATGAATTTAACAGACACTATTTTCGGAAATGTTAGCACTATTGTTTGTCATAACATTAAAGACCCGAACACGGCGGAATATGTCGCTAGTGTCTTTGGTACCCAAGAAACCGAAAAACTAACTCGTCAACTTGACTTTAAAAACAACACTGCTGATATGGGTTCGGTGCGTGCGGTGGATGAGTTTATTGTTCATCCAAACGACCTTAAAAACCTTAAAATTGGGGAATGCTATTTAAAAGCCACTCTTCCGAGTGGCAAGTTATTTATAAAAAAAATTCAAGTTGACCCAACTTATTTAGATAATTAAATTCTTAAACAATTAAATAAATAAATGATATAATGTAATTGGTTATCTTAAAAAAGAAAACCTTTCGGGTTCTTTTAAATAAAAAAGAGAATAGCATATCAAAATGCTAATAAAAAACACCTTATTTACAAAGGTGTTTTTGTTTTTTTAAAATATATTGATAAATTTATTTATCTGTTGTACAATGTAATTGTTAGCAACTAGATTGCTATGACAATTTAAAAACGGAAACACACTAATTTTGAACTAAACTGTGTTTCCACTGACAATTTTAACATATTTTATTGAACTTGGAATGTGTTTATCAATTATTATAATTTTGTTTGTGGAAATAGCGGTCTGTTATTTCCCTTTTTATTTGTTTATCCAAAAGGAGTGATAAAAAAATATTTTATCCGTACATTTGTGGTAAAATAAACACAACTAAATAAAAGAAAAATGACACGACAGTCATTCTTCTATACACCTATTAAGCGGTCCGCAAAACCAATTAGTAGGGTCTGATATAATTTGCCTGAACCGCACATTTGTGATGGTTCTTGGTTAAATTATAACATTTATTTAATTTTTGTGTATAGGTAGAGTGATAAAAAAGTCATCTACCTATTTTTTTATTTATTAAAATATTTCATTAGAAAGGAAATAACAACAATGAATAAATTTATTGGAATTGGAAGAACAACCAAAGATATAGAAATTAAACAAACAAGTAATGGAAAAGAATATGCCATATTTCAATTGGCAATAACACGCCCATATTCAGCACAAAAAGAAACTGATTTTATTCCTTGTCAAGTTTGAAATAAACAAGCAACTATTTTACAAAAATATTGTCAAAAAGGTTCTCAAATTGCAATTACGGGTATTTTACAATCTTATAAAAACAAAGAAGATAAAACACAGTGAATAGTACAAGTATCTAATTATGAATTTTTACATACAAATAATGATTTAAAAAAAGATATTTTACTATCTGAAAAACCAAATGAAATCATTGCCGAAGAACAAGCAAATTATAGTTCAGAAGATATTAAAGAATTATTTAATGGTGATGATGCCATTTTATGAGATTAGAATTTAAACATTAACATTAATATTATTTACCCTAAAATCATCGTTGAAATAACCAAAAAGAATATGATTCTACATTTTGGAAAATATCAACGCTGATACAGGGCTTAAATTCACTCAAAACCGCAGAAAGGAGCATATTATTATGCAACAAATACAAAAAGAAGAACAAGTCAATTACCACTTTGTTGAGATAAATGGGTTGAACTATAAAGTTATTAATCAACTTGATGAGAAAAAACATGTTTCTAATTTTTACTTACCGAAAAAATTAGTTCGCCAACACCCTACCCGCAAAGACAGTTATAAAGTCAAAATTTATGACAAATTTATTTGTGTACCAAAAATAATGTGTTTTATTGATAAAACTGGTAAATATTTTTTGGTTGGGATTTGATATGTTTTTTACCTACTGAATTTATAACACGCGGTGATAATAACAAATATCGCTTGGCCGGTTATCAAGCAATTAAAGACACTGCAATTAAAGAATTGCATTATTTAACTGTGTCTGCTAGAAGATACGAAAAAGAACAAGCAACAAACCCATTTTTAAGTGGGTTACTTACCAACAAGCACGCGAACAAATTTGCGCTGAAAGCGACAAATTAAAAGCCAGAATACCAAACTTATGTACAAAGTAAGTATTCTGCTAATAACATTAAAAAATCATCAAACAGAGAAAATATTCTCTTATTGATAAGTTTAACACACACTATGAAAAAAACAAGGGTGATCCACCAAAATTATCCGAAGAAGAACTCGACCAATTATTAGTGGAATTAGACAACTTAGACTAACTCCCCTATCGAGTTCTTCACTCCCTATCAAAAAAGTATAAGAACTTGCGTAAAACCACAGATGTAGCAAGACAACGAATAAACAAAATTAAGATATGGTCATTATCATATCGTTTTTGCTATTTGGTAAATCACCTATTTTTATTATCATTTTTCTTCCAATATATAACCAAAATAAATACCATTACTATATCAAAACAACATAATTAATAAATTTTACATACTTTCTTAAATAAATTTAGCGGTAATTTTATTTAAAAAATACTAATATATAGTATAATTAAATAAATTAATATTAAACTTTTATTAGTTTATTTAATTTTTTATTATGCTGCGGAACTACAAGCATTTTGGCACGCCAAGCACCCCAAACCCCGCACTCCCAACGTTGTTGATAGCACGGGGTTTGGGCTTAATGCTTGTAGTTCCGCAGTGGTGGTTATTTATTGGTTGTATTAATTACAATTAATACAACCAATAAATAACCACCTAGTTCCTTTTTTCTTTTTGCCCGAGCCCTTAAAAGAAAAAAGCGAACCCAAAAAGAAAAAAACCCCACCCTGTTGGTATGACGAGAGTGGTTGGAAAGGAGTTGATACACTATGGGTGAATTGGAAAAAATATTGATTATGATAAATCGTTGGGGATACTTGAATTTAGAACAAATTGCATTACTGTTAAATAAAAATATTAAAACAATTCAATTACAAAAAGAAAAACTAATAAATTTAAAAAATGTTGAATGTTGACACATTACCGAAGAAAAATTATTATACTTTAACCAGTAAAGCACAAAGTCATTTGGGGCGAAATCATAAAAAAAGTATTAAAGTAAATTACTATGAATTACAACACCAAGACATGTTAATCAAATGACTTTGTAGTCAAACCGACATTGAGCACTACCAAACTGAGCGGGAGTTAAAAATGGAAATTGAAAATTAAGAGCATATCCCAATTTAATTGTTTATAAAAATGATGATAGTGAAATTTATGTTGAATTTGATAATACAAAAAAGGCACCTATCAGAATAAAAAATAAAATCATAAATTATAAAGATTGATTAAATAATGGAAATAAAGTTCATTGAGTTGCTACAAATAAAACATTGAGTAATTGAACGCAAAAACAAATTATAGAATTAAATTTATATGCAAATCAACACACATATGAAATTTGAGAACCAAATTTAGATAAGAAGGTTTAATATGACAGAAAGTTTAAAAATTTTAGATTTATTAAATAAATGAGGATATTTAACAGCCGAGCAAATTGCATTGCTGTTAAATAAACCGATTGAAAGTGCAAAAACTAATTTAAAAACATTACAGAAAAAACAACTTTACAAAATAGATAAAACCACTCGCAAAAACATTTATTTCCTTTCGCATAAGGGTAATACTTTTGTTGGGCGAGTTCATAAAAAAAGTATTAAAGTTAATTACTATGAACTTGCCCACCAAGATATGCTTATCAAATGACTTTGTAGTCAAACCGATATCGAGCACTACCAAACTGAGCGGGAGTTGAAAATGGAAAATGGTAATCTCAATGCTTACCCTGATTTAATCATCACTAAAAACGATGATAGCGAAATTTATGTTGAATTTGAGCGCACCCAAAAATCGCCCAGTCGCTTTAAGAAAAAGTTAGACGGACATACTAAATGATTACGTAATGGCGGGCAAATATATTGAATTACCCCAACGCAAACACTTGCTAACTGAATACAGCGGCAAATTGACAAAGATGACTTTAAAATAGAACTGCAACAAGTTATTATTTGATCCACACAATAACTATGCGCGACAAGAACTAAACATTTACGAAATATGAAATGACAAGGAGTAATTAATTTTAATAAGGAGTAAAATATAAATGAAAGTAGGTGTGAAAATGGAAAAAGAAAAATGTAATTGTAGCTGTGAATGCAAATGTAATGAAAACACAAATTCACAAGATAATACTTGTGAATGCAACAAATAATTTTTTATGATAACATTAATTTGGGACAAGAAAAAAATGATAATTTACTTGTTCTGCTTGTAATGAAATTATCCTATTCGGATAATTTTTTATTATAAAAATAATTTGCAATAGTAGCGTGATTATTTTAAGAATGTCACAAATGATTTGTAACAATTCCATTAAACCACCGCCTAACTATTTTTTGGAACTATTAGGGAGTGATTAAAACTCTCAAAATAATTATAAAATAAGTTATAATTGATTTATTAGAATTTACATATTAATAAAAAAGGGAGTGATATTTAATGTTTGACTTAAATTGAAGTGCTGTCATTTCTTTAAAATATGAAGATGATGAATTTTATTTATTGTGGCAATATTATCGAAATGGTAAAAATAAAATTACGGAAAAACAAAAAGATTATATTAAAAATTTGTTTTATCAGTATTATATTCCGAATACGGAACGCCAATTTGAATACTTGGAAAATAAACTAAATGAATTAAATACTCGCAGTGCTAGTGCAATTATTAACGGTTTACTACAAAAAGATAAACGATTAATTGCTCTGCTTGTAAAATATTTAGATCAATTTAAACCGAATAATTTAACTTAGTCCCCTACTTAAAACCCTTATTTTATAAGGGTTTTTTGTTGCTTGTTTTCCTATCGTCGTCTG
Above is a window of Spiroplasma melliferum DNA encoding:
- a CDS encoding Mob (plasmid) is translated as MKKKLKIGRDKNISNKIFYWFIFILVIPFMLVCLINCASAIIIMFLKYHTLDFKNFYIAYADKYSWLISIVLFIIAFLFFLWFYVSHKIDNMDSPKTKQQKSNKASDKEFKTLQLKMLALNNRYGIPKNNLTQHTLLVGTTGSGKTTTLMFLVKQLTQIFKQTTIIIDGKGDIDLINKVKQLDPSAFVWEIGGTTEYNPFATKDSVVLSDKIMSLFDFSEPHYEALVNDYVLILTETLINKNIDLTLENIIKYFDISELKQLISKKNSNYEYLEKINEDDILGMRSRLNVYRQQLKISIGINNNLLELITKHKTILFSINSLMYPKLAGSVGKIIIQDLKELTTLKSVNQKINIVLDEFNVFASETIVNLINKSRSFNYQCFLSFQTIND
- a CDS encoding Mob (plasmid), which produces MFFVFPNNQWLKTNNMNLTDTIFGNVSTIVCHNIKDPNTAEYVASVFGTQETEKLTRQLDFKNNTADMGSVRAVDEFIVHPNDLKNLKIGECYLKATLPSGKLFIKKIQVDPTYLDN
- the ssb gene encoding single-stranded DNA binding protein (plasmid); protein product: MNKFIGIGRTTKDIEIKQTSNGKEYAIFQLAITRPYSAQKETDFIPCQVWNKQATILQKYCQKGSQIAITGILQSYKNKEDKTQWIVQVSNYEFLHTNNDLKKDILLSEKPNEIIAEEQANYSSEDIKELFNGDDAILWD